The Huiozyma naganishii CBS 8797 chromosome 3, complete genome genome contains a region encoding:
- the BPH1 gene encoding Bph1p (similar to Saccharomyces cerevisiae BPH1 (YCR032W); ancestral locus Anc_1.144), producing MSDSAGDLSLLLDNLLTLQPIEEKESSQSIFNKILTQYELNEKETDATFAEYTHLELIKAFEISNVDDNFKLDDTESWLNLFTLPAQSTDILNYLTIAYHVIISLASLSIINRQKLARIKGLKHHLCKTLFAESDQSPNVALSAALSELYSIILSVDGTPKDISDMYRELPNHNAFHIVQEFLGILSNPSSQTHLQFENYYRIINIPQRGCGRTPLTLQFVVEFNNVTSNRFAVLGLNTFLEIKESKLCVSNDEFTIALFEYITFEPNKAYVISLTINKNDWTLFVDGSSGHTITLFDGFTLNIVAIEIGSMICSFKLYKFLIWSKILSEEAISLFHEIGYDYQPSYESNDYFWASKDVFGPNFLQVTYLLQKHFDTPFKEYVKKVAPLKRANLLLMYDIEDEILNFRTKDSFFVLNWDKESGSKTARLILGKCYYFQSKNIKSILLSIGCFNEIMFKLQHSSSIEETFAFIKHLFSLLQYPTLKLCFEREFGYENLAYILKKNCVMRFAKGLSIEFMNLFLAYTGWDFENIEKSLIREPSAYQSLILDFALWHNPTMPNGQDSGDEREILQFLSFHSTCLLTHSLYKEYNTRELKKSKALQKFCFYLHHCSLVHCESRKNDLVFLLNTFLVDNYKEDEWKWFVHSGFFLLAEGNFRIAEIYIMTVKKSLDDVIKRENWNELTSMLKYLSPKVLLGFMNSSTDDKVCFLLNIKLLLQIIPISQDIYRSFLSTGGMKVIFGFLTKLRFEFCLDVLDLLMDFGFTEFSKKINKHDMHGTNLSNDTELSNHLADFLYLCIYLLEWVVLNDIGNVFSERIQGDLTKLLCSIEDLHNRFFILDPNSTKVLSLISDLLITLMNPELTSPYGQESTLYMKLICEQFECGIRKLSPVTFNAYISKFLFNGIIDDCIFNYKQDIESQPYLDLFFFGRLLPKIFGNISNEGTGMKNDVLGNNNAIPNIIVLFERLKRYICAVQPDPDFTRLAYKILFECADLYSTRAKTTDEHFSAFSSTISYYLQLITYNMVNKHLNWNEDHLNEFYSDVLSHHSILFDRTSRLNTKKISTCLLYALVVQLSNNGYNEDLIICIKQILTHNQDNLDDVIPFLGTHKKRQLLNEFTQLTSTNTEEHQEAVLAILIDHVLDDGNAQLYSLQKDVLINPRYHPINMETFKAKILERKRKVIHYNYSEVNALVSSFRRNTAVIFDKVIQASSKMYKNMAIDLEENVKFQSNKVYGHNTRFEHITKVQYNETDLTVWMLGSEENSNRMKTKLLPYFNPKHIATDADTNNIDVADMDTETANNQQRNRTTSNLSYDLLSDVASVSLGEKSKNENRKVLKLLSDDDTINSVWNASLIVGLEIFEGILILGKKNLYYVSDYYYCSGNEEVLNLRDIPWSQRDMNINIISGTLNESPKPTVGNILYTWSLEKLVYSTKKPFLFRDVAIELLFENKSSVFMSFLNKKVRNEIYLQLKSFSKPELLDPISVSVLKELDLHSNYIGSTNGITKANLSTRVAKALASGSSLSREFEVTKLWKTGQISNFYYLIIVNILAGRSFNDITQYPVFPWVLSDYTSEELDLTKPETYRDLSKPMGAQSKDRLNKFIERYEALDSLNDPEVPPFNYGTHYSSAMIVSSYLVRLKPFTESFLILQDGQFGHVDRLFNSIERAWISASVENTTDVRELIPEFYFLPEFLINVNNIDFGKDQKGKAVNDVILPPWAKNDPKTFVKKNREALESQYVTEHLNEWIDLIFGYKQRGEEAVKSTNIFNHLSYPGAVNLDNIHEEVERRAVTGIIHNFGQTPLQIFEERHPSRKFSGTNLHLCEDYTVERINSAITSNSGMELSIAIQTKDTVFFVKVVGQSSLTINEAYFIGIHETVIDNIVPWKGQSFITTGNEGLIKVWSFKSSYNRIELSMVHAVHGALYTIKQIGTYADCNLVVTLDASGAVYTWDMSSFLPIRCVTSDCLQLTVSNLNGNISVISKQNKLIMFNLNGLIYTETILKRSSRVTHLNSLELDFTHNIHEYAKDLDWVSVAFADGTVELYSLMFDTPSSASPWEVKLMVSQAVPIKPGEFITSVKLLVITEGTYPSSSCSSQFRMVKCTNMQCIPPQRPYCGDHPVQCHCLRIEYHSPRTFSYLPF from the coding sequence ATGTCCGATTCAGCGGGTGATTTAAGCTTACTACTAGACAATTTGTTGACTTTACAACCCATTGAGGAAAAGGAATCGAGCCAGAGtattttcaacaaaattttgacaCAGTATGAACTAAACGAGAAGGAAACAGATGCAACTTTTGCAGAGTATACACACTTAGAACTGATTAAAGCCTTTGAAATATCAAATGTGGATGATAATTTCAAACTTGACGATACAGAGTCGTGGTTGAACTTGTTCACTTTACCGGCTCAGAGCACCGATATTTTAAACTACTTAACAATTGCATACCATGTCATTATATCGCTGGCATCATTGTCTATCATCAATCGACAAAAACTAGCGAGAATAAAGGGATTGAAACACCATTTGTGCAAAACGTTGTTTGCCGAATCAGACCAGTCTCCTAACGTTGCATTGAGTGCAGCGCTGTCGGAACTTTACTCGATTATTCTATCAGTGGACGGTACTCCAAAAGATATATCCGATATGTACCGAGAATTACCAAATCACAATGCATTCCATATAGTACAGGAATTCTTGGGAATCTTATCAAACCCATCGTCTCAAACCCATTTACAGTTTGAGAATTATTATAGAATTATCAACATACCACAACGTGGCTGTGGAAGGACCCCTCTAACTTTacagtttgttgttgaatttAACAATGTCACCTCAAATCGGTTTGCAGTTTTGGGCTTAAACACATTTTTAGAAATCAAGGAGTCCAAATTATGCGTTTCAAATGACGAATTCACTATCGCACTCTTTGAGTATATCACATTCGAACCCAATAAAGCGTATGTGATTTCTTTGACGATCAATAAAAATGACTGGACATTGTTTGTTGATGGATCAAGCGGACACACAATTACTTTGTTTGACGGTTTCACTTTGAATATTGTCGCTATTGAGATTGGTTCCATGATATGCTCGTTTAAACTTTACAAGTTCTTAATCTGGTCAAAAATCCTATCAGAGGAAGCAATTTCACTTTTCCATGAAATTGGGTACGATTATCAACCATCGTATGAAAGTAACGACTATTTTTGGGCCTCTAAAGACGTTTTTGGTCCAAACTTTCTTCAGGTCACGTATTTATTGcaaaaacattttgacACTCCCTTTAAAGAATACGTGAAGAAAGTTGCACCTTTAAAGCGGGCCAATCTTCTTTTAATGTATGACATTGAAGATGAGATTTTAAATTTTAGAACAAAGGAtagtttctttgttttaAACTGGGATAAGGAAAGCGGGTCGAAAACCGCGCGACTTATATTAGGCAAATGCTATTATTTCCAGTCCAAAAACATCAAATCGATTTTATTAAGCATTGGCTGTTTCAATGAGATTATGTTCAAATTACAACACTCATCCTCGATCGAGGAAACTTTTGCATTTATCAAACACCTGTTTTCCCTTTTACAATATCCTACTTTGAAGCTTTGTTTTGAAAGGGAATTTGGCTATGAAAACCTAGCATACATACTAAAGAAAAACTGCGTTATGAGATTTGCGAAGGGTCTGTCTATTGAATTCATGAACTTATTTTTAGCATACACTGGCTGggattttgaaaacattGAAAAGTCGTTAATACGAGAACCTTCCGCCTACCAGTCTCTAATTTTGGATTTTGCATTATGGCATAATCCAACTATGCCAAATGGTCAAGATTCTGGAGATGAAAGAGAAATTCTGCaatttctctctttccaTTCAACTTGTCTACTAACCCACTCCTTATATAAGGAGTACAACACACGagaactgaaaaaaagtaaagCTTTACAAAAATTTTGCTTTTACTTGCATCATTGCTCATTGGTACATTGCGAAAGCCGAAAGAATGACCtagtttttcttctcaatACTTTTCTAGTGGATAACTATAAAGAAGATGAATGGAAATGGTTTGTTCATTCAGGTTTTTTTCTTCTAGCTGAAGGAAACTTTAGAATTGCAGAAATCTACATTATGACCGTCAAGAAGTCACTTGACGATGTaataaaaagagagaacTGGAATGAACTTACGTCAATGCTCAAGTACTTGTCACCCAAAGTATTATTGGGATTTATGAATTCTTCGACAGACGATAAAGTTTGTTTTCTATTGAACATAAAACTTCTGCTACAAATTATACCAATATCACAGGACATATACCGTTCATTCCTTTCCACAGGTGGGATGAAAGTAATTTTTGGATTTCTGACCAAACTTAGATTTGAGTTTTGCCTGGACGTGCTAGACTTGCTCATGGACTTTGGATTTACCGAGTTctcaaagaaaataaataaaCACGATATGCATGGGACAAATTTATCGAATGACACTGAACTTTCCAACCATTTAGCTGATTTCTTGTACCTGTGCATTTATCTGCTGGAATGGGTGGTTTTGAATGACATAGGGAACGTGTTCTCAGAGAGGATACAAGGTGACCTAACAAAACTTTTATGTTCCATAGAGGATTTGCATAACCGCTTCTTTATTCTAGATCCCAATTCAACAAAAGTTCTATCGCTAATATCAGATCTGCTGATAACCTTAATGAATCCTGAGTTAACTAGTCCGTATGGGCAAGAATCAACCCTCTACATGAAACTTATCTGCGAACAATTTGAATGTGGAATAAGAAAACTATCACCTGTGACATTTAATGCATacatttcaaagtttcttttcaacGGGATCATAGATGATTGCATATTCAACTATAAACAGGATATTGAAAGCCAACCGTACCTTGAtctatttttctttggaagGTTGCTTCCAAAGATATTTGGAAACATCTCCAACGAAGGGACTGGCATGAAGAACGATGTTCTTGGTAACAATAATGCTATACCAAATATAAtcgttctttttgaaagattaAAAAGGTATATTTGTGCAGTGCAGCCTGACCCAGACTTTACGAGACTGGCCTACAAAATCCTTTTTGAGTGTGCGGATCTCTACTCAACTCGTGCAAAAACCACTGACGAACACTTCTCTGCTTTTTCTAGCACTATTAGTTATTACTTGCAGTTGATCACTTATAACATGGTTAACAAACATTTGAATTGGAACGAGGATCACTTGAATGAGTTTTATTCTGATGTTCTATCCCAtcattcaattttgtttGACAGGACGTCCAGGCtaaacaccaaaaaaatttcaacGTGTCTATTGTATGCGCTTGTCGTCCAACTTTCTAATAATGGATATAATGAGGACTTGATTATCTGTATCAAGCAGATTTTAACCCATAACCAAGATAACCTGGATGACGTAATTCCCTTTTTGGGAACACATAAGAAAAGGCAACTTCTGAATGAGTTCACTCAGCTGACTTCTACCAACACTGAAGAGCATCAAGAAGCGGTACTGGCTATTTTGATCGACCACGTCCTTGATGATGGTAATGCACAATTGTAcagtcttcaaaaagatgttCTAATCAACCCAAGATACCATCCCATAAACATGGAAACATTCAAAGCTAAAATTCtggaaagaaaacgaaaGGTCATACACTACAATTACTCTGAAGTGAATGCGCTAGTTTCCTCTTTCAGACGCAACACCGCAGTTATTTTTGATAAGGTTATCCAAGCAAGTTCCAAAATGTATAAGAATATGGCTATAGACTTGGAGGAAAACGTCAAATTCCAGAGTAATAAGGTTTATGGACACAATACTCGTTTCGAGCATATAACAAAAGTCCAATATAATGAAACAGACCTCACAGTCTGGATGCTTGGCTCTGAAGAAAACAGCAATAGAATGAAAACGAAACTTCTCCCTTATTTCAATCCCAAACATATAGCAACCGATGCTGATACGAATAATATTGATGTGGCAGATATGGACACAGAAACCGCCAATAACCAGCAACGTAACCGGACAACTAGCAATCTCTCATATGACTTGCTTTCTGATGTGgcttctgtttctctcgGAGAGAAAAGTAAGAACGAAAATCGGAAGGTTCTGAAACTGTTGAGCGACGATGATACTATAAATTCTGTTTGGAATGCTAGTCTTATTGTTGGCTTAGAAATATTTGAGGGGATTCTGATTTTGGGTAAGAAGAATTTGTATTATGTCAGCGATTACTATTATTGCTCTGGTAATGAGgaagttttgaatttgagAGATATCCCTTGGTCCCAAAGAGATATGAATATTAATATCATTAGTGGTACTCTTAATGAATCTCCGAAACCAACAGTGGGTAATATCCTGTATACATGGAGCTTGGAAAAATTGGTTTATTCCACGAAGAAACCTTTCCTCTTTAGAGatgttgcaattgaactGCTTTTCGAAAATAAGAGCAGCGTGTTTATGAGTTTTCTAAACAAGAAGGTAAGAAATGAAATTTATCTACAGCTGAAGAGTTTCTCCAAACCCGAACTCCTGGATCCAATATCTGTTAGTGTCCTGAAAGAGCTGGACCTACACAGCAACTATATTGGTAGTACTAATGGTATAACAAAAGCAAACCTTTCAACGCGGGTTGCCAAGGCGCTGGCTAGCGGATCTTCTTTATCAAGAGAATTTGAAGTCACGAAGCTTTGGAAAACAGGACAAATATCGAACTTTTATTATTTGATTATTGTAAATATTCTGGCTGGAAGATCTTTTAACGACATCACCCAGTATCCAGTTTTTCCATGGGTACTATCAGACTATACAAGTGAAGAGTTGGATCTCACTAAACCCGAAACCTATCGTGATCTATCCAAACCAATGGGTGCCCAGAGCAAAGATAGGCTCAATAAATTTATTGAGAGATACGAGGCCTTGGATTCGCTTAATGATCCAGAAGTACCCCCATTCAATTACGGAACCCATTATTCCTCAGCTATGATTGTATCGTCATACTTGGTTAGGTTGAAACCGTTTACCGAATCGTTCCTTATATTACAAGACGGACAATTCGGACACGTAGATCGTCTTTTCAATTCCATTGAAAGAGCATGGATTTCTGCCTCTGTTGAAAACACAACCGATGTTAGAGAACTTATTCCTGAATTTTACTTTCTACCGGAGTTTCTGATCAATGTCAACAATATTGATTTTGGTAAAGACCAGAAGGGAAAAGCTGTTAACGACGTGATTCTCCCACCTTGGGCTAAAAATGATCCTAAAACTTTCgtgaaaaagaacagagaAGCATTGGAAAGTCAGTACGTTACTGAACACCTAAATGAATGGATTGATTTGATATTTGGCTACAAACAAAGAGGTGAAGAAGCGGTGAAATCCACCAATATCTTCAACCATTTGAGTTATCCTGGTGCTGTAAACTTGGACAATATTCATGAGGAGGTAGAAAGAAGAGCAGTAACAGGCATTATACACAATTTCGGCCAGACACCGCTTcagatttttgaagaaaggCACCCATCAAGGAAATTCTCTGGTACCAATTTGCATTTATGTGAAGATTACACAGTAGAGAGGATTAACAGTGCAATAACATCCAATTCTGGCATGGAATTATCTATTGCTATTCAAACAAAAGACACTGTATTTTTTGTTAAAGTGGTAGGGCAGAGTTCCCTTACTATCAATGAAGCGTACTTTATTGGAATACACGAGACAGTTATAGATAATATCGTGCCCTGGAAAGGACAGAGTTTTATTACGACCGGGAATGAAGGACTAATCAAAGTGTGGTCTTTCAAAAGCTCCTACAATAGAATTGAGTTGAGTATGGTACATGCCGTACATGGTGCTCTCTACACGATAAAGCAAATAGGGACATATGCTGACTGTAATTTAGTCGTTACTTTGGACGCTTCAGGCGCTGTTTACACCTGGGACATGTCGTCATTTCTACCTATAAGATGTGTGACGTCGGATTGTTTACAATTAACTGTGTCCAACTTGAATGGCAACATATCTGTGATATCCAAGCAGAACAAGCTAATTATGTTCAATTTGAACGGTCTCATTTACACAGAAACTATTCTAAAACGAAGCTCAAGGGTAACTCATTTGAATTCGTTGGAGCTTGATTTTACGCATAACATTCATGAGTATGCGAAGGACCTTGATTGGGTATCTGTTGCATTTGCCGATGGAACTGTGGAATTGTACAGTCTGATGTTTGACACGCCATCCTCCGCTTCGCCATGGGAGGTGAAACTGATGGTATCCCAAGCAGTTCCCATAAAGCCAGGTGAGTTCATTACGTCCGTGAAATTGTTAGTCATCACAGAGGGGACATACCCATCATCAAGTTGCTCATCGCAGTTTCGGATGGTCAAATGCACGAATATGCAGTGCATACCACCTCAGAGACCGTATTGCGGTGATCATCCTGTCCAGTGTCACTGCCTACGAATTGAGTATCACTCTCCACGAACCTTCTCTTACCTACCGTTTTGA
- the RPL39 gene encoding 60S ribosomal protein eL39 (similar to Saccharomyces cerevisiae RPL39 (YJL189W); ancestral locus Anc_1.148): MAAQKSFKIKQRLAKAKKQNRPLPQWVRLRTNNTVRYNAKRRNWRRTKMNI, from the exons ATGGCT GCTCAAaaatccttcaagatcaagCAAAGATTGGCTAAGGCCAAGAAGCAAAACAGACCATTGCCTCAATGGGTCAGATTAagaaccaacaacaccGTTCGTTACAACgccaagagaagaaactggagaagaacgaaGATGAACATCTAA
- the MNN5 gene encoding alpha-1,2-mannosyltransferase MNN5 (similar to Saccharomyces cerevisiae MNN5 (YJL186W); ancestral locus Anc_1.150) — MNIYVQVNLAYIRFSLFLLLVDPLYLCGNKCCYSKYVFTKRGMWMNPKFLLRPYSNFFLKRTLTICLSALLALLLLYQFNQETVITNPSVWVPQKDELQRPLESRTATPNERRVFFRNIFTTLKNAKPRDPPEDFTAFKDEARCKLRDPMFASDGEREKLEAVSYDSLDGCMHVPDQYLESLTKMHTKFVGTIKSISSSTVRQLYPEDSGIVAVGGGRYSVLLATMLPKLRKNCTSLPVEIFIPDEDAAGDASFCQVFAPRYNAKCIYAKAIVGKIDIKLERFQYKPVAILLSSFKNVLFLDADNYVMKNIDKIFSAESYHDTGLIIWPDIWKRCTSPSFYKIAGINFDLTKRVRWGGDEISPVSRYTSAEQNSPEYLKTKVPFHDLDGPMPDSSSESGQLLINKVKHMDTLLLALYYNVYGKQWYFPLASQRGPGEGDKESYISAAYALKKPVYQVKTPLEFSGYFTDEFNGVGLLQHDFEQDYQLYKKAEELVAANQIRYGFYDPEYTYSSSFLKEFFHVGESAHSDVMFIHASFFKFDPWELSQNERFTYRGKQVRGFSLRDRINGEDFELEVFELMKEAFCIDKTVKYGYLEKKFKSKEDWEKACSYIDKHIVFLKRNP; from the coding sequence ATGAATATATACGTACAAGTGAATTTAGCATATATCCgattttctcttttcctGTTGCTCGTTGATCCTTTGTATCTTTGTGGAAACAAGTGCTGCTATAGTAAGTACGTGTTCACCAAGAGGGGAATGTGGATGAATCCAAAATTTCTCTTGAGACCTTATAGCaactttttcttgaagagaacCTTGACAATATGCCTGTCTGCGCTTCTTGCATTGCTGCTTCTGTACCAGTTTAACCAGGAGACCGTTATCACGAACCCGTCTGTGTGGGTCCCGCAGAAGGATGAGTTACAGAGGCCGCTCGAGAGTCGCACGGCTACGCCGAACGAGAGGAGAGTGTTCTTTAGAAACATCTTCACCACATTGAAGAATGCTAAGCCGAGGGATCCGCCAGAGGATTTCACCGCATTCAAGGACGAGGCGAGATGCAAGCTGAGGGATCCGATGTTCGCCAGTGACGGCGAGAGGGAGAAACTTGAGGCTGTCTCTTACGATAGCTTGGACGGATGCATGCATGTGCCGGACCAGTATTTGGAGAGTCTTACCAAAATGCATACCAAATTCGTGGGGACTATCAAATCTATCTCGTCGAGCACCGTACGCCAACTATACCCAGAGGATAGCGGTATCGTCGCTGTAGGAGGCGGTAGGTACTCTGTGTTGCTGGCGACAATGCTACCGAAACTGAGGAAGAATTGCACGTCTCTACCGGTGGAGATATTCATCCCGGACGAGGACGCCGCGGGGGATGCATCTTTTTGTCAAGTCTTTGCGCCCAGGTACAACGCCAAGTGTATCTATGCGAAAGCTATCGTGGGCAAAATCGACATCAAGTTGGAGAGGTTCCAATATAAACCCGTGGCGATCCTGCTGagctctttcaaaaacgtCCTGTTCTTGGACGCTGATAACTACGTCATGAAAAACATAGACAAGATATTCTCGGCAGAATCATACCACGATACAGGATTGATCATATGGCCAGacatttggaaaagatgCACGTCACCAAGCTTCTATAAGATAGCGGGCATAAATTTCGATCTGACAAAAAGAGTCCGGTGGGGTGGGGACGAGATCTCGCCCGTATCGCGGTACACTTCAGCAGAACAGAACTCACCAGAATACCTGAAAACAAAAGTACCCTTCCATGACCTGGATGGACCAATGCCGGACTCGTCATCCGAATCTGGCCAGTTGCTCATTAATAAAGTAAAGCACATGGATACGTTACTGTTGGCCCTGTACTACAACGTCTACGGTAAACAGTGGTACTTTCCTCTGGCGTCTCAGAGAGGACCTGGGGAAGGTGACAAAGAATCGTACATTTCTGCTGCATATGCGCTAAAGAAGCCCGTTTATCAGGTGAAAACACCCTTGGAGTTCAGTGGGTACTTCACGGATGAGTTTAACGGAGTAGGGCTACTGCAGCACGACTTTGAGCAGGACTACcaactgtacaagaaggCGGAAGAACTGGTCGCTGCAAACCAGATTCGCTACGGTTTTTACGACCCAGAGTACACCTATTCatcgtccttcttgaaggagttttTCCACGTGGGTGAGAGCGCACATTCAGATGTCATGTTCATTCATGCCAGctttttcaagtttgaccCATGGGAACTCTCCCAAAACGAAAGATTCACTTACAGGGGGAAGCAAGTGCGAGGATTCTCGCTAAGGGATAGGATAAACGGAGAGGACTTTGAACTGGAAGTGTTCGAACTGATGAAAGAGGCATTCTGTATTGATAAGACTGTCAAGTACGGCTACCTTGagaaaaaattcaaatcgAAAGAAGATTGGGAGAAGGCATGCTCGTACATCGACAAGCACATTGTATTTCTGAAGAGGAATCCATAA
- the RIM1 gene encoding Rim1p (similar to Saccharomyces cerevisiae RIM1 (YCR028C-A); ancestral locus Anc_1.153), whose amino-acid sequence MNPLFLRPQARFFHATARKFDFSKMTIIGRVGSEFTEFTSQNDRRYLRYSIASQPRKDGATNWYNVTVFNEHHINFLTQYVRKGALIYVEADAANYVTEKDDGTKRYSLSLIQKEFNLLKNGKSEEPPAELAENSE is encoded by the exons ATGAATCCCCTTTTTCTACGCCCACAAGCCCGTTTTTTCCATGCCACTGCCAGGAAGTTTGATTTTTCCAAGATGACCATCATTGGTCGCGTTGGTTCAGAATTCACAGAATTCACTTCCCAAAATGACAGGAGGTATTTGAGATACAGCATTGCTTCTCAGCCTAGGAAAGATGGTGCCACCAACTGGTACAATGTCACCGTGTTCAACGAGCACCACATCAATTTCCTAACCCAATATGTGAGGAAAGG TGCTTTGATATACGTCGAAGCTGACGCAGCCAATTATGTTACCGAGAAGGATGACGGGACCAAGAGATATTCTCTAAGCTTAATCCAAAAGGAATTTAACTTATTGAAAAACGGTAAGTCTGAAGAACCACCAGCTGAATTGGCCGAAAATTCTGAATAA